The genomic segment ACTGAAAAACACCAGCCAAGACAGGACGATGGGCGGCGCCCGGAAGGCGCCGCCCATCGGACAAATCCAAGCACTAGTGCGTGACGCGACGTCGACCATAAAGACCCGCGGCGATCGAAACGCCGACAGCCGCGACGATGACCTGCGTCAGCAGTTCGAGCCAGTCGAAGCCGTTGGTGTCCGCGTAGCCCAGCCCGCGTGCGATCGCGGTGCCGATGAACGCGGCGATGACACCGACGAGCAGGGTCAGCCAGATCGGGATGCCCTGCTTGCCCGGGGCTACCAAGCGGCCGAGGATGCCGATGATCAGCCCTACGACGATCGCGCTGATGATGCCTGCGATTTCCATTAGCCGTCTCCCTTACACCGTCTTGACGTCGGGGTACCTCCGCCGAAAACGGCCAAACCACGAAGGGGCCGAGCGGGTGAACCCCGCCCGGCCCCTCCCTGGTGGAGACCAGGATCAGAACGCGGCTTCCGGCACGTCCATCAGGTCGTTGTCCGCCGCCTCGACGATGGCGCGCCGCGAGGTCAGCTCCGGCAGCACGGTCTTGGCGAAGAACGAAGCCACCGCGATCTTGCCCTCGTAGAACGGGGTGTCCTTGGCCGAAGCACCCGCGTCCAGCTTGGCGATGGCCACCTCGGCGGCCCGCAGCAGCTGCCAGCCGACCAGCAGGTCGCCGGCCGACATCAGCAGGCGCACCGTGTGCTGGCCCACCTTGTTGATGTTCTTCGGGTCCTCCTGCGACGAGGTCAGCTGCCCGATCATCGCGCCCAGCATGCCCTGCGTGTCCTCCAGGGCCTGCTTGAGCAGCGCGCGCTCGTTCTTGAGTCGGCCGTTGCCGCTCTCGGCGTCGATGAACTTGGTGATCTCGTTCGCGATGTGCCCCAGCGCCTGGCCCTTGTCGCGGACGATCTTGCGGAAGAAGAAGTCCAGCGACTGGATGGCCGTGGTGCCCTCGTACAGCGAGTCGATCTTCGCGTCGCGGATGTACTGCTCGATCGGGTAGTCCTGCAGGAAGCCCGAACCGCCGAGCGTCTGCAGCGACTGCACCAGCTGCTCGGTGGCCCGCTCGGACCCGACACCCTTGACGATCGGCAGCAGCAGGTCGTTGACCCGCTCGGCCAGCTTCAGCTCGTCCTCGCTGCCGTCACCGGTCCAGAGCAGGTCCTGGTAGGTGGCGGTGTAGAGGTACACCGCGCGCAGGCCCTCGGCGTAGGCCTTCTGCAGCATCAGCGACCGGCGGACGTCCGGGTGGTGCGTGATGGTCACCCGCGGCGCGGTCTTGTCCAGCATGTTCGGCAGGTCGGCGCCCTGCACCCGCTCCTTGGCGAACTCCAGCGCGTTCAGGTAGCCGGTGGACAGCGTGGCGATGGCCTTGGTGCCGACCATCATCCGGGCGTACTCGATGACCTGGAACATCTGCGCGATGCCGTCGTGCACCTCGCCCAGCAGCCAGCCCTTGGCGGGCACGCCGTGCTGGCCGAAGGTCAGCTCGCAGGTGGTGGACGCCTTGATGCCCATCTTGTGCTCGACGCCGGTGACGTAGGCGCCGTTGCGCTCGCCCAGCTCACCGGTCTCGCTGTCGAAGTGGAACTTCGGCACCAGGAACAGGGACAGGCCCTTGGTGCCCGGCTTGGTCTCGATGCCGGGACCCTCGGGCCGCGCCAGCACCAGGTGCATGATGTTCTCGGTCAGGTCCTGCTCGGCCGAGGTGATGAACCGCTTCACGCCGTCGAGGTGCCAGGAACCGTCCTCCTGCAGCACCGCCTTGGTGCGCCCGGCGCCCACGTCCGAACCGGCGTCCGGCTCGGTCAGCACCATGGTGGCGCCCCAGGCCTTGTCGATCATCAGCTGCGCCCAGCGCTTCTGCTCGTCGGTCCCGTTCTTGTTCACGATCAT from the Amycolatopsis magusensis genome contains:
- a CDS encoding GlsB/YeaQ/YmgE family stress response membrane protein, whose product is MEIAGIISAIVVGLIIGILGRLVAPGKQGIPIWLTLLVGVIAAFIGTAIARGLGYADTNGFDWLELLTQVIVAAVGVSIAAGLYGRRRVTH
- a CDS encoding acyl-CoA dehydrogenase, producing MGHYKSNVRDLEFNLFEVLGVQERLGKGVLAESDEETARGVLSELNKLAVGPLAESFADADRNPPVYDPKTFSVKLPESFKKSYERLYEGEWWRLGLTNDLGGFGLPPTVQWAASELILGANPPLFMYLAGPNFAMIVNKNGTDEQKRWAQLMIDKAWGATMVLTEPDAGSDVGAGRTKAVLQEDGSWHLDGVKRFITSAEQDLTENIMHLVLARPEGPGIETKPGTKGLSLFLVPKFHFDSETGELGERNGAYVTGVEHKMGIKASTTCELTFGQHGVPAKGWLLGEVHDGIAQMFQVIEYARMMVGTKAIATLSTGYLNALEFAKERVQGADLPNMLDKTAPRVTITHHPDVRRSLMLQKAYAEGLRAVYLYTATYQDLLWTGDGSEDELKLAERVNDLLLPIVKGVGSERATEQLVQSLQTLGGSGFLQDYPIEQYIRDAKIDSLYEGTTAIQSLDFFFRKIVRDKGQALGHIANEITKFIDAESGNGRLKNERALLKQALEDTQGMLGAMIGQLTSSQEDPKNINKVGQHTVRLLMSAGDLLVGWQLLRAAEVAIAKLDAGASAKDTPFYEGKIAVASFFAKTVLPELTSRRAIVEAADNDLMDVPEAAF